From a single Mycolicibacterium moriokaense genomic region:
- a CDS encoding exodeoxyribonuclease III: protein MRLATWNVNSIRARVDRVADWLERADVDVLAMQETKCSDEQFPTMPFLAAGYEVVHCGFNQWNGVAIASRVGIDDVAVGFDNQPTWSDKPEVEAAAEARALGATCNGVRVWSLYVPNGRTVGSPHYVYKLQWLAALRETAQNWLTEDPSAQLALVGDWNIAPTDEDVWSVQAYEGSTHVTEPERAAFNAILAAQFTDVVRPFTPGPAVYTYWDYTQLRFSKNRGMRIDFILGSPALAHRVTHAEIVREERKGKAPSDHAPVLVELS, encoded by the coding sequence ATGCGGTTGGCCACATGGAACGTCAACTCGATCCGGGCACGAGTCGACCGGGTCGCCGACTGGCTGGAACGCGCCGACGTCGACGTGCTCGCGATGCAGGAGACCAAGTGCTCCGACGAGCAGTTCCCCACGATGCCGTTTCTGGCGGCCGGCTACGAGGTGGTGCACTGCGGCTTCAACCAGTGGAACGGCGTCGCGATCGCGTCCCGTGTCGGCATCGACGACGTTGCGGTCGGCTTCGACAACCAACCGACGTGGAGCGACAAGCCGGAAGTGGAGGCCGCAGCGGAAGCGCGGGCGCTCGGTGCGACGTGCAACGGGGTGCGCGTGTGGAGCCTGTACGTGCCGAACGGGCGCACCGTCGGCTCACCGCACTACGTGTACAAGCTGCAATGGCTTGCCGCACTTCGCGAGACCGCGCAGAACTGGCTCACCGAAGACCCGTCGGCACAACTCGCGTTGGTGGGTGATTGGAACATCGCGCCGACCGACGAGGATGTGTGGAGCGTCCAGGCCTACGAGGGCAGCACCCACGTGACCGAGCCGGAACGCGCGGCCTTCAACGCGATCCTCGCCGCCCAATTCACGGACGTGGTAAGGCCTTTCACGCCCGGTCCTGCCGTCTACACCTACTGGGACTACACCCAGCTGCGATTCTCCAAGAACCGGGGCATGCGCATCGACTTCATCCTCGGATCACCGGCGCTGGCGCACCGCGTGACCCACGCCGAGATCGTCCGCGAGGAACGTAAAGGCAAGGCGCCGAGCGATCACGCACCAGTGCTCGTGGAGCTTTCCTAG
- a CDS encoding MFS transporter, producing MTTEIETDTVATDALAETARRRSRMDRDHPLYKWVVLSNTTLGILLAAINASIVLISLPAIFRGIGLNPLAPGNVGYLLWMIMGYLVVTAVLVVPFGRLGDMFGRVRIYNLGFVVFTVAAVALSFDPFGMGGGAVWLITWRVIQGVGGAMLMASSSAILTDAFPARQRGMALGVNMVAAVAGSFLGLLIGGFLSEWHWQAVFWVGVPIGIVGTIWSYRSLRELGSRNPGRLDWAGAVSFGLGLTVLLVGITYGIQPYGDSTTGWTSPWVLGSIGIGLLLLVAFCFIELRVESPMVDIRLFKSTAFGMGNLAGLMSSVGRGGLQFMLIIWLQGIWLPLHGYSFESTPLWAGIYLLPATFGFLIAAPMAGWLSDRFGARPLTVGGMLLMAVTFIALLMIPVNFDYWIFALLVFLNGFGGGVFTAPNTAAIMSSVPAEQRGAASGVRSTFFNAGNSLSIGIFFSLMIVGLAATLPTAMSDGLQAQGVSADVAHEVSNLPPVGSLFAAFLGYNPIGELLDPSGALEAPGVNADVLTGQTFFPQLITAPFHSGLTVVFVAAAVMMLIGAVASMFNPGRYADAPGADNAA from the coding sequence ATGACGACAGAGATCGAGACCGACACCGTGGCGACCGATGCGCTGGCCGAGACCGCCCGTCGCCGGTCCCGAATGGATCGCGACCACCCGCTCTACAAGTGGGTCGTTCTGTCGAACACCACGCTGGGCATCCTGCTGGCGGCAATCAACGCCTCGATCGTCCTGATCTCGCTACCGGCGATCTTTCGCGGCATCGGGTTGAACCCGCTCGCGCCCGGCAACGTCGGCTACCTGCTCTGGATGATCATGGGCTACCTGGTCGTCACGGCCGTGCTCGTCGTCCCGTTCGGTCGCCTCGGAGACATGTTCGGCCGCGTCCGCATCTACAACCTCGGCTTCGTGGTCTTCACCGTGGCGGCCGTCGCGCTGTCCTTCGACCCGTTCGGCATGGGCGGTGGCGCGGTCTGGCTGATCACCTGGCGTGTCATCCAGGGCGTCGGCGGCGCGATGTTGATGGCCTCCTCATCGGCCATCCTCACCGACGCGTTTCCCGCCAGACAGCGGGGGATGGCGCTCGGGGTGAACATGGTCGCCGCGGTCGCGGGTTCGTTCCTGGGTCTGCTGATCGGTGGCTTCCTGTCCGAGTGGCACTGGCAGGCCGTGTTCTGGGTCGGCGTGCCGATCGGCATCGTCGGCACCATCTGGAGCTACCGCTCCCTGCGCGAGCTGGGTTCCCGGAACCCCGGCCGGCTGGACTGGGCGGGCGCGGTGAGCTTCGGGCTTGGGTTGACGGTGCTGTTGGTCGGTATCACCTACGGCATTCAGCCCTACGGCGACTCGACCACCGGTTGGACCAGTCCATGGGTGCTGGGCTCCATCGGTATCGGGCTGCTGCTGCTGGTCGCGTTCTGCTTCATCGAACTGCGGGTCGAATCGCCGATGGTCGACATCCGGCTGTTCAAGTCGACGGCGTTCGGGATGGGTAATCTCGCGGGTCTGATGTCATCGGTGGGCCGTGGCGGCCTGCAGTTCATGCTGATCATCTGGTTGCAGGGCATCTGGCTTCCGTTGCACGGCTACAGCTTCGAGTCGACGCCGCTGTGGGCGGGCATCTATCTGCTTCCTGCCACATTCGGTTTCCTGATCGCCGCACCCATGGCCGGTTGGCTGTCCGACCGGTTCGGTGCGCGTCCGCTGACCGTCGGCGGGATGCTGTTGATGGCCGTGACGTTCATAGCGCTGCTGATGATTCCGGTGAACTTCGACTACTGGATCTTCGCGCTGCTGGTGTTTCTGAACGGATTCGGCGGCGGCGTCTTCACCGCACCCAACACCGCCGCGATCATGTCGAGCGTGCCCGCCGAACAACGGGGTGCCGCGTCCGGTGTGCGGTCGACGTTTTTCAACGCGGGCAACTCGCTGTCGATCGGCATCTTCTTCTCGCTGATGATCGTGGGGTTGGCTGCGACGTTGCCGACGGCGATGAGCGACGGTCTTCAGGCGCAGGGGGTTTCGGCCGACGTCGCGCATGAGGTCAGCAACCTTCCGCCTGTTGGCAGTCTGTTCGCGGCGTTCCTCGGCTACAACCCGATCGGCGAACTGCTCGACCCGTCGGGTGCGCTGGAGGCGCCTGGCGTCAACGCCGACGTGCTGACCGGTCAGACGTTCTTCCCGCAGCTGATCACCGCGCCGTTCCACTCCGGGCTGACGGTGGTGTTCGTCGCCGCGGCGGTGATGATGTTGATCGGCGCCGTCGCATCGATGTTCAACCCCGGCCGCTACGCCGATGCACCGGGCGCCGACAACGCGGCGTGA